From Plasmodium malariae genome assembly, chromosome: 4:
GCTTCgccaattttttaaaacatgcAAATATTCTGAGCTGTTATCGAAATATATACACGACTTCAGGGAAACAAATGCTTCAACAATTTATTCACAATCTAAAAGATTGTTATTACACCTAATTCTCGTATAATTATTAGTGCactagtaaaaaaaaaaaaaaaaaaaaaaaaattttcctttcCGATTGAAGCATGTCTTATGTAATTTTACTTaagaaataaacaaataaattcaaaatatgttcaaaatatatttcaaatgtATTCATAATGTATTCAAAATgaattcaaaataaattcaaaatgaattcaaaataaattcaaaatgaattcaaaataaattcaaaatatatatttttttttttttttgtgttccACTCCCAATGTAACCCCTTTTGAAAACAAAGAATACAGTAAAGTTATGCTTAgtaaatatcaaaaaaaaaaaaaaaaaaaaaaaaaaaaagaacaatacggaaaataatatacaacacagaacaataataattgtacAGGTTTAAATACGTCtctaatttaaaataagtaGAACAAAATGATATTTCGTTCTTGCTTCCTTTTGATAATATGTAAGCtcagaaaattaaaataaaataaaaataaaacacaagtaaaataaaaaataatataaaaaatgactTAAAAAgtaacataaaattttacataaaaaatataataaaaataatataaaaaattacagaaaaaattaaaaacaaaaagcaAAAGATTATTCAATATAACAgcaaaaaaacatataatatatagcaTTTGCAAAAAGAGtacttcaaaaaaattaagatgaCGAAAGACACACATGATAACATTTTGTTTATCGCTAAATCAGCAATTTTTAAGCttaaagtaaaagaaaaaaaaaaaaaaaaaaaaatgcatagtttttaaattattactgTCACTACATcggaatttttttaattttttttttttgtccctTTATTCATTTCGTACAGGTGTTATATATAGTAAGAATATAACAAACTGTGTAGCAGAAACTACAGTAAATAGTGATACCGGTGGTCCCAATGGAAGTGGTATAGGTGAACAAGGTTTATCGTCTAGTTCTTCGGAAAATGTTACTGGTGAATCTCACAGTCCACCAGGCACATCAGTAGGAACATCATCCGATAATGATCAATCTTCCTCATCATCAGTAACTGCAGGAAATACTGGAGATGTAGGTCAAACATCAGAAGCTAGTAGTAAAGTTCCTGAAGTTCCTTCCAAACCTTCTCCACATTTGAACACAAATCCACAGCAACCAAATAGAGAAGCTCCTCAAGCTGTACAATCAGATGGACAAAATGTTGAACAGGGGATACAGGTAACTTCTACTTTCTTGAAAAATTTCGATGGTATAAAAGTAACAGGTTCATGTAAAGCATATTTCCGAGTGTTTTTCGTTCCGCATATATGGATTTATGTAGATCCCACAAAAGACAGCATAGAACTAAAACAACTTTTTGAGCCAGTTAGAACAGTAAATATCACACAGTTAAGGAATAAATGCATTAATAAAAGCAACAGCACATTCAAATTTATTGCTTATGTTAAGGATCAAATTCTGACCCTCAAATGGCTAGTAATTGGGGAGGGAGCCGATGCAGGTAAAGaaagaaaacaaaacaaaacgaaagaaaaaaaagtacatacTAGAACTAAATAGAACAAGAGTGTgcaaaatagaagaaaattgACCACATATTTAATGGCAAATGCTTCTTAGCAGCgcaaaaataagaaaaaaaaaagataaagataGAAATAGATGGACGGATGGATGGATGGATGAATATATGTAGAGAAAGCAAATTATATGTGAAGTGAATACCCCACCTCATTTCccttagaaaaaaattgatatgcATGCTAAAACAACAGTGtaatgtatgcatatattttagttcaatttctttatatacttccttttttattattgttgttagGAAATAAAGTGGATGTAAAAAAGTACAAGATACCGGTATTAGATAAGACATTTAGCTCAGTACAGGTGCATACAGCCAATGCTGAAAAGAACTTGATCGAGAGTAAAAACTACCACATAAGTAGTGTTATACCTGGTTAGTTCCTGGAAAAggaggaaataaaaaagaaagagcATACTATCGAATGTTTTTATGCTATTTGATCTTTACAAAGGGAATGTATTTGTGTCCCTTGGGCTCACTtctcttcattttattattatattatatattatactattatttaattttttatttcctacTTGCATACCTCCTTCATCTCTTCTTCACTTCcattcttttcctttttttaatagatcAGTGCAGTATAATTACGACAAACTGCTTTTTAAGTGGAAGTCTAGATATCGAACATTGTTTCCACTGCACGCTTCTCGCGCAAAAGTATGAAAGTGAAAACGAATGTTTCAAATACGTTTCAAAGGAAGCAAAGGAGCGTATTGCCATGGATATACCGACTATTGCACAAGATGAGGAATACTCGGTCGAGTACAGACTTATAGAGTCTATTGATATTATATTGaagagtatatataaaactgaTGAAAATGgagggaaaaaagaagaattaataaatttcgAGGATTTGGAAAATGATTTAAAAtcagaattaaaaaattattgtgcATTGTTAAAAGAGATGGATGAGAGTggaacattaaaaaattttgaactAGCTAATGAGGAGGAAACATTCAATAATTTATCTAGATTGTTAAAAGTCCATCCTAATGAGAATATGGCTACACTACGACTCAAGTTTAGGAACCCAGCAATATGTGTTAAAAATGTGGATGAGTGGATAGTAAATAAAAGGGGGTTAACTTTGCATAATGAAACATATAGTGCGGAAAAAGTAAGCCATGATCAGGCTAACGCAGACAGTGGTGCAGCTGACAAGGGTCGTGCTGAAAGTGATACTACTACCAGAGGTGCATCTGACAGTGGTAGTGCCGACGAACTGATGGCGGAAAATTTTGAAGAGGAGGAAATTGTATCAGATGATATATTTGAAAAGGATTCCAGTGGCATTATAGATCTGAGTAAGATGAAAACCGAGATGAACTTTAAATCTCCGTATTATCAAAAGAGCAAATATTGTAATAAAGATTACTGTGATAGATGGAAAGATAAAACAAGTTGTATATCAAATATTGAAGTAGAAGAACAAGGAGATTGTGGTTTATGTTGGATATTTGCATCTAAGTTACATGTAGAGACTATTAGATGTATGAGAGGATATGGTCATTTTAGAAGTTCTGCATTGTTTGTTGCAAACTGTTCTAGTAGAAATCCGGAAGAAATATGTATTGTTGGATCTAACCCAACAGAATTTCTTCAAATtgtaaatgataataaatttttacctTTAGAATCTGATTTACCATACTCATACAATGATGCAGGAAATGCATGTCCtacaaaaagaaacaaatgGACGAATTTATGGGGGAATACAAAATTGTTATTACATAAAAGagattattcttttttgaaTACACTAGGCTACATAGCATACGAAAgcataaattttaaagataaaatggaattatttattaacataattaaacaagaaattcaaaataaagGTTCTGTTATTGTTTATGTAAAAACTAATAATGTAATTGATTATGATTTCAATGGGAAAGTAGTTCATAGTATATGTGGTGACAATGAAGCAGATCACGCTGCAAATATTATTGGATAtggtaattatattaatattaaaggTGAAAAGAGATCTTATTGGCTAGTTAGAAATAGCTGGGGTTATTATTGGGGAGATGAAGGAAACTTCAAAGTAGATATGTATGGTCATGAtgaatgtttatataattttatacatacagCAGTTGTATTCAAAATAGATTTAGATATGGTAGAAGTTcctaaaaagaataataataataataataattcagtttataattatttccaTAAATATGTTCCTGATTTTTTCTATAACCTTTTTTATGTCAATTATGATAAGGATAAAGATAAAGATAAAGGTGAATCTTTCTTATATGACAATGGTAATAGGGAAGAAATACAACAAAATTATAGTAAGGATTCTATTGTATCTGGACAAACTGAACCAGAAAGTGCCAAAGTTATACCCGCTCCCCAACCCACTAAATCAGCtgagaaaatttttaaagtactacacattttaaaaaatatcaaagatggaaaaataaagagagGATTTGTCAAATATGAGAATTTAAAAGAAACTGAAAATCCATACAGCTGTTCAAGAATATACTCAAAAGACCCAAATAAGATGGATGAGTGTAAGCAGTTTTGTTTTAAAGAGTGGAGCAAATGTGAAAAGCACTACTCACCCGGTTACTgcttaacaaaattatattcagGGGATAATTGCTTTTTCtgcaatatttaaaataacagAAGAGCTGTAACTTAAGGGGGTAGGAGATCTTTATCGCTTCAGTCATTGGGAAGAAGGAAacgttttttctttttttttttttttttgctgtaCGTCgtattttctttctttatttatttactacttccatatttatttatttttgtcatTCTATCTTTCTTGTTTCCTTTCCTTTCTTcctcacttttttttttttttttttttttttttcccttttgaGCAAATAACGAAAATTAAACTTTTGTTCCCCGTTTTGCGCTATCATTTCACGCCTTCATTCTATGAGTTACCTGctttgatttttttatacttattaaTACTTACTCGAACTTATGGCagttctatatttttatcactcatatatgtgtatatatgtgcatataaaacattttgtCCGTTTCACCatgttatgtatattttttttttttttggttatttttaaaactgtttttatttatttcgtAGAACcatgaaataaataagtttTAAAACAAGAACACACATAATAAAGTACGTTTTAagcccctttttttttttttttttttttttttttttttttacttcacGTTTTTAGATCCCTTAGAACAACAAAAGGGtaggaaaaatattttgcagTATAGGGGGAATTTTAAGAATTCATAAGGATCagtttttttcctttcataACGGAGTTGTTTATGGAAGAAATTACTGCGTTCTTCATAAGACTAAGCTTACGTGAACAAGCTCATACTTCTGTATACACTCATGTATACATTCGTCCCACATATACATACCTACTTACATGCAAACGTTTATGTTATGtataatgtatgtatatgcttaTACCCACATAAATGCATGCTTTTATAGTTCCATTTAACTTGTCTAGACTTACACAGCTTGCACATCTGccattatatatgtgtgaaggcaaaaaaaaaaaaaatttaagctAGTGTAGTGAAATTTACAGTCATTATTGAGTAACAACACACAACGAGAAAAGAAACCCATGCAAAATtaacatgtgtatatatatatatatatatatatatgtatatacgtatatattcaGTTTTTACTGtgtgtaaattttttttattttttagttatattaTCAACAGAACTGATCTATCGAATTCGTACGTCAGATTGAACTTTCAGATGTTCCCGATTTTCAAACTCTTAAGTACATATTTCtacaatattaaaattgtgatatgaaatttttttaaaaactatttatcacgtaaaaggaaaattcatgatattaatttctttttttttcttttttttatttttacatgcTGTTCTGAGGTAGCCATGAGCTACATgcaatatagaaaaaaataaaaaaaacaaaaacaaagggaaaagaaaacaaaagaaaaagtaaagtAAGAGTAATATCAAACACACCCTTTATATCAcacagtatatatatatatatgttgtacACATTTGAAAATATCTACAATATGTTAAATGTTAAGAAGACACTATATGATAGATTGTGTTGTAATGGGTATTCACGTAATAGATgagttttcctttttcattttgtaaaatGCATGTACTTGttaatctataaaaaattccgaataaataacacatttttaaattaaaagaaaaaaaagaaaaacttatatatatatatatgtatttatatgtataaatttatatatatttatattactcaTATCACTTTTGTAATTAGATGGGTTTCTTAAgacagaaaaagaaaagggtGTAACAtgaatattgtaaaataactttttttttttttatatgttttgttAAACTgtgttctttttctttttcttcttttttacctttttcctgtttttcttgttttttttttttgttttgtttgtGAACCTTACTTGTCACATgagttattttataataataatttttttttttttatgtgttaATTTACAAACATATGaacatgtaaataaaaaaaaaaatatataattatccATACAAATAAAgcaagaaaagaaaaaaaaaaaaaaaaacataaaaattttttttttgacggTTTGTAAAAACTATAAAAGATATCACGCATGATTTCTACACATTTGtctaaaatgaaaatatctAAAATTAAGTACTacctatttttcttttttattgcGCATTTAGTGAAAACAGGTATGTGCATACTTCACTGGGGCCCACTCCTTCTCTACATTTGCCTTTGTCGTTATTACGACCGCTACTGATGCTACTACTACTGATGCTGCTACTACTGATGCTGCTACTACTGATGCTGCTACTACTGATGCTGCTACTACTAAAGCTGCTACTTCTGATTCTGCTACTTCTGATTCTGCTACTTCTGATACGGCTATTACTGATACTGCTTATGTTGCTGTTTGTACTTCTAATTTTGTTCTAGTTGTTCTACTTTATAAGTGCGAGCGCACTATGTCTTTTCATGTACTTACAACacatcaatttttttttttattttccgaCCAATTTAGTTAAGTCCAGAGTACTAGTCAACTGCTTTGGATTGCTACACTGCAAGATATGTCACACTATAATAAGGAACTGCTTCTTATCAGGGACGAGTGATTTATCAAAATGCATTGCTTGCGAAGAGAGTTACTATAGCATTAAGCCCTGTACCCACCATACAGGTTCgtaagaaggaaaaaaaaaggcgaAAAAATTggggaaaaaatggaaaaaaaaatgagaaaaaaggTTGAATCTTTTTCGTTCTTCCATTAGGgaaatatacacaaatacGTGCTCCTTCTGTAATATAGATGACTCACTTTCCTTTATAtctgtaaaaattattcctgccattttttctaatatttttagaCGAATATTTGATGGACCAAAAATCTAAAGGTGCATTTGTGGAACTACAAGATCACGTAAGAATACGAATAACAGAGAAAAAAGGAGAATAAATACGAATGTGAATAAAGTGTACATGTCTGTTTATAGCTTATGCATTGATCTTCATCTAAAAAGTGTAGTTTCTTTACCTTTTTGTGCtcataatttgtttatttcgGCACGCATAATTACGCATAATACACACAAAGGCGCACATTCTTTGAACCAGCTTAACTGTACTCCTTCCCCTTTTAATTGTGCATTTTAATTGTGCATTTTTGTTGTGCATTTTTGTTGTGCCTTTTTATTGTGCCTTTTTAttgttgtatttttattgGGCAATTTAAATGTGCAATTTTTatgtgaaaattttattttctctgtTTTATTAATCTTTATAGGAGTACTTATCAGACGAAAAAATGGCAATTTTACTTTccgaaataattaaaatatccATAGATAGACACAAGAAGGGGGTAGCAGGGGGTAGTACCCTGGataatgatttaaaaaaaaaaataatgcaatTGTGTCTGTATTCAAACTTTAATGACAACTACGAAAATGCAAAAAGTCATACACAGGCAACACCGGAAGAAGTAGAGGAgcatatacaaaaaattatagatatatatataaaagaaacaaaTAACATGGAGCATATACTAAACTCCTTGAAAAATCCTGCACTATGTTTAAAGGACCCAACACAATGGGTAAAAGATAGGGCAGGTTATAAGGATATTGATTCACCCTCGGCTGGTATAATATCTGAAAAGAAACTTTTCAAGccttataaaataaaaagtttaatGAGTTCTTTATACAGTTCTAAGTCTAACTGTACTATGCAATTTTGCAATAGGTTCGCTGATTCGAATGAATGTGAATCTAAAATCAGGGTCCTCAACCAAGGCACATGGTAAGGGCCAAATTTCCTCGGTTTCGCCCGAGCGCAAAAAGGACACGcatgcatacgtacataccCACGCACGTATTACCACTTGcatgcatacgtacatacacacGCACGTATTACCACTTGCATACTTACATACATGCACACGCACGTATTACCGCTTGCATgcaatacatacatacacacgcATACCCGTGCGATGATTCTCCCTTTACAGCGGGAACTGCTGGGCTTTTGCCTCATCGACGACTATATCCGCCTTCAGATGCAGAAAGGGCTTGGGGTTTGCAGAACCATCGGCTAAATATGTAACTCTATGTAAGAACAAACATATAAACACTGATGATGGATATGTATCTGGACATTACaatgataatatatgtaGAGAAGGAGGACATTTATCTTATTATCTTGAGACGTTGGACAATACAAAAATGCTTCCAACATCTCATAACGTTCCTTATAATGAACCGATAAAAGGTGCAGACTGTCCTGATAGTAAACCGTCCTGGAGTAATATGTGGGATGAAGTAAATTTAGTTGATCGAATATTTAATGGGTATATTTTTAGTGggtattttaaattatcttttGGTGAGTATGTAAGAAATGGTATGACAAaagatttaattaaaattatcaaaGAATACATAATAGAACAAGGGGCTTTATTTGTCTCAATGAAAGTAAATGGAAAATTAAGTTTTGATCATGATGGGGAAAAAGTTATGATGAACTGTGAATATGAAGAATCACCTGACCATGCATTAGTTCTAATAGGTTATGGAGATTATATAAAACCCTCAGGTGAAGAAAGTTCCTATTGGCTTATAAGAAATAGTTGGGGTTCTCATTGGGGAGATAAaggtaattttaaaattgacATGTACGGACCAAGTAATTGTAATGGACAAGTATTATGTAATGCATTTCCTTTACTTTTACAAATGAGAGGGAGAAAAATAGATAATCCCTTACCTAACGATTTAGCATCAACAGATACTAGGATGAGGTATAATCATTCTTCTTTTGATATGAgtagaagaagaaaatatcCTGAACAGAGGGATAACCAAATTAATGATGATAGAATGAACCCCAACAATCCATACGATAACGATCGATATGATAAAAATCGAATCGATAACGACAGAAATGATAATAACCCTTTTGTTAATCCTAGATATGAAGATATGTATGATGAACATAATGAAGACAGATATGGACCAAACTACCAACCATTTAACGATCGAAATGCAGAAAATGAATACTCTCCTGAGGAAGCTGGAGCTGACTACCCGGGGATTGGTGACAACCGCAAGAATTCCACTTTTCGAAGAACTTTTCTAACTAACTTGGTTGTCAACATTGGCAATACTCAGTATAAGAGAACCATTTACTCACGAAGTACGCTCactaaatgaaaataatagcCAAAATGGCGAACAAATTGTTTTACGTGAAGCATCTTCTCATCGCGATGATATTTGTACACCTACGCATATAATAAACCCAATCGCGCACTGCAACATAGATGTACATATTTACGCGTACAAACAATTTTACCGTTTTAAACAGTCGCAAAAAACAATACACGTATAATATGTGCTCTTTCTGCATATTCATTTTCctgattattttttcctttttctttttacttttataggGAAGGATGAATACAAAGAAAAGTTCTCCTGCTTAAGAACATTTTCAATGGATGAATCCTCAGACGTGTTATGCCGAGATAATTGTGAACGACATATCGACATGTGCAAATATAATGCATCCATTGGTGAATGTCTAATGAAGTTTTCCTCCAATTATAAATGCATTTATTGCGGCATGTAATGTGGTTCCAATTTGGCCTCTCTGTGAGTCGCAATCGTAGTCGCAGTCTATATTCGCTTCTCTTTCTCTATTTCTTTATAActctttatatttctttctcttttcataaaaaataaagacatggaaaaagaaaataagaaaaaaatcattgtgtaataatgataattatttCAGGCATTTGTTCTGTTTTCTTTTGTTGTCTTTtgttttctgttttttcttttttttgttagattattccatttttacataatttattaataaacacATACACGCATACATGTGTGCGCATACATGCGCGTGtatatgtgcgtatatatGAGCGTGTATATGTGCGTATATTTGAGCGTGCACATGTGCGTATATATGAGCGTGtatatgtgcgtatatatGAGCGTGtatatgtgcgtatatatGAGCGTGTATATGTGCGTATATTTGAGCGTGCACATGTGCGTATATATGAGCGTGTATATGTGCGTATACATACTCATATAAATTCACACATGCATGATATGTAGACAATTGTGCTTATCCTTATAAgagctttttatttttattatgttataaagTTTAATAAGGCTCTAATAAACACTATTAGTAATTTGTGTATTTACTCGTGTGCTCATTTGATGTGCTTCCCATTACTTGgccctctttttttttttttttttttttattggcATCTATTTGTTTAcctgttaatttattttatcaatatgcatatttatgaGCATAATGGAGGAAATTTCACCtgctacattttttaatagaattGCTACACAAgcttatgctttttttttttttttttttttttctaattacaTTATTAGCATTGATGATAAATAAGCctcttttctctttttattttgttcctttattttaaaatgttgttgaacaattttttttttaattttaaacaaGCTGTGTGTATGCTGAATATAAAACTTTCACAAAAAAGGGCGCATATAAACAGTTGTTTATATGTAAGAATAAATGCATCcgttttgtacatatatatatatatatatatatgtatacatacacttatatgtatgcgtacacatgtacacacatatttgtatgtatgtatgtatgtatgtatgtatgtatgtatgtgaaCTCGTTCTTATGTATATTGAAGGATTTTATGCACTATgggaaaaacaaaacaaaacaaaaaataaatacaagaCTACATTTGTGTAGCTTATTTACGTACTatacaatttataaaattaaccAAATAACtggccaaaaaaaaaaaataaaataaatatgtgttGTATCCATATTCACGTGTTCAGagcaaacaaaataaaagcatCATTTCAGTTTAATTTCGAAGAGGGAgaaattacaataataatatgtggGGTATTTTCTCCCTCTCGCAATCTTCCCTCTTTTACGCAATTTTTTTGCTAttgcttaaaaaataaagacagCAGCAAGTAACAAGCAAAtaactaatatataataaacaataataacaaataacaaaaaaaaaaaaattaaaattaaaattaaaataataacgaCATATTCGAACTGATGCACGTAAATAGTTTGGAATTCTTACGCactagaattttttttttttttttttgaaaaattatttccattttttaatttgttcatcTTTTATGGAACAGTAATTAAGGAAATTTCAGCAAacatttgtatgtatataaacataaatatatttatttatatatatatttatatttatattcaaatatatgtatatactcgTGGATATTCATAATCGCTTTTAATCCCTTTTACataattacattttaaaggattgaaaattaaatatacattttttaaactatTTGCTTTAAAGGGTTGAaagttaaatatacattttttaaactatTTGATTTAAAGGGTTGAaagttaaatatacatttttaaaactatttacatataacatTTACCATATTTTACGCGATGCATGTAACATTTTACATGTTGTATATCCTTATTAAATGTAGTTAATTTTTAAacgaaatttttataatttttattgtaaataaagtgagttcatattt
This genomic window contains:
- the PmUG01_04025200 gene encoding serine-repeat antigen, putative, which encodes MIFRSCFLLIICVIYSKNITNCVAETTVNSDTGGPNGSGIGEQGLSSSSSENVTGESHSPPGTSVGTSSDNDQSSSSSVTAGNTGDVGQTSEASSKVPEVPSKPSPHLNTNPQQPNREAPQAVQSDGQNVEQGIQVTSTFLKNFDGIKVTGSCKAYFRVFFVPHIWIYVDPTKDSIELKQLFEPVRTVNITQLRNKCINKSNSTFKFIAYVKDQILTLKWLVIGEGADAGNKVDVKKYKIPVLDKTFSSVQVHTANAEKNLIESKNYHISSVIPDQCSIITTNCFLSGSLDIEHCFHCTLLAQKYESENECFKYVSKEAKERIAMDIPTIAQDEEYSVEYRLIESIDIILKSIYKTDENGGKKEELINFEDLENDLKSELKNYCALLKEMDESGTLKNFELANEEETFNNLSRLLKVHPNENMATLRLKFRNPAICVKNVDEWIVNKRGLTLHNETYSAEKVSHDQANADSGAADKGRAESDTTTRGASDSGSADELMAENFEEEEIVSDDIFEKDSSGIIDLSKMKTEMNFKSPYYQKSKYCNKDYCDRWKDKTSCISNIEVEEQGDCGLCWIFASKLHVETIRCMRGYGHFRSSALFVANCSSRNPEEICIVGSNPTEFLQIVNDNKFLPLESDLPYSYNDAGNACPTKRNKWTNLWGNTKLLLHKRDYSFLNTLGYIAYESINFKDKMELFINIIKQEIQNKGSVIVYVKTNNVIDYDFNGKVVHSICGDNEADHAANIIGYGNYINIKGEKRSYWLVRNSWGYYWGDEGNFKVDMYGHDECLYNFIHTAVVFKIDLDMVEVPKKNNNNNNNSVYNYFHKYVPDFFYNLFYVNYDKDKDKDKGESFLYDNGNREEIQQNYSKDSIVSGQTEPESAKVIPAPQPTKSAEKIFKVLHILKNIKDGKIKRGFVKYENLKETENPYSCSRIYSKDPNKMDECKQFCFKEWSKCEKHYSPGYCLTKLYSGDNCFFCNI
- the PmUG01_04025300 gene encoding serine-repeat antigen, putative translates to MKISKIKYYLFFFFIAHLVKTVKSRVLVNCFGLLHCKICHTIIRNCFLSGTSDLSKCIACEESYYSIKPCTHHTDEYLMDQKSKGAFVELQDHEYLSDEKMAILLSEIIKISIDRHKKGVAGGSTLDNDLKKKIMQLCLYSNFNDNYENAKSHTQATPEEVEEHIQKIIDIYIKETNNMEHILNSLKNPALCLKDPTQWVKDRAGYKDIDSPSAGIISEKKLFKPYKIKSLMSSLYSSKSNCTMQFCNRFADSNECESKIRVLNQGTCGNCWAFASSTTISAFRCRKGLGFAEPSAKYVTLCKNKHINTDDGYVSGHYNDNICREGGHLSYYLETLDNTKMLPTSHNVPYNEPIKGADCPDSKPSWSNMWDEVNLVDRIFNGYIFSGYFKLSFGEYVRNGMTKDLIKIIKEYIIEQGALFVSMKVNGKLSFDHDGEKVMMNCEYEESPDHALVLIGYGDYIKPSGEESSYWLIRNSWGSHWGDKGNFKIDMYGPSNCNGQVLCNAFPLLLQMRGRKIDNPLPNDLASTDTRMRYNHSSFDMSRRRKYPEQRDNQINDDRMNPNNPYDNDRYDKNRIDNDRNDNNPFVNPRYEDMYDEHNEDRYGPNYQPFNDRNAENEYSPEEAGADYPGIGDNRKNSTFRRTFLTNLVVNIGNTQYKRTIYSRRKDEYKEKFSCLRTFSMDESSDVLCRDNCERHIDMCKYNASIGECLMKFSSNYKCIYCGM